A window of Maioricimonas rarisocia genomic DNA:
GAGAAGACTCCGTGGTGGCCGAGCGTGCAGTGCAGCAGGTACGTGAGGGGCGAATCAAGATTGCGATCGATTCCCCGCGGCTGCAGCCAGTAGCTGGGGATTCCCTCGTGGACGAATTCGTATTTCTCGGTGCCGTAGTACAGGTAGAACGGCTTCCACCCACTGGTCGCCAGGTACGTGGTGATGAAAAAGGCGATGAGCGGCACGAGGGCGGCCGGCACGAAAGCTTTGAGGGTCAACTGCCGATCCTGCAGTGCCAGCAGCACGAAGATCACGATGCCGAATGATGCCGCCGGCAGCTCGTTGCAGCAGGTGAACATGGCCCAGAAGCCGGCCAGTGCGAACCGCCACCACTCCCGCTTGCCGTCCGCAATGATCGAGATCGCCGGCGCGAGGGCGAAGACGAGGCTGCAGGCGGCGATGGTGTGATTGTTGAGCGCCATCAGGAACTGCAGCAGCAGCGTTCCGAATGCTGCGGATGCCATCGCCAGCACGTAGGCGAAGTCCGTTCTGGCGAACCGGGCGAACATCCGGTCGAGCAGCACCAGCGCAATCGTCATCGGGATGACGTTGATCAGCAGCAGAATCAGCCGCGTCGTGGCCTCCAGGTCATCATCGAGTGTCCAGCCGAGGGTGTTCTTGATCGTCCAGTACAGGCCGGCAACCATCGTGGGGAACAGCGGCGGCTTGGTGGAGTAGAAGTGGCCTTCGTGGCGGACGATGTCGATCGAGTCCCAGCCTTTGCGTTGGCGGATGTCGTCGATCCGGTAGCTCCCCTGTTCGGTGAGTGACCAGACGGTCATCCAGCGGGAGCGGTCGTTGGCGCTCTGCAGTGGCCGGGCGTGCATCAGCCGGACACCGGACAGAATCGTCGACAGCAGGATCAGGACTACGCACAGGCGTCGTGCAAGAATAGACGGCGTGTGCGGGGATGATTCTGCGGTGTCTGACGGTTCACTCATCACGAACGTCCTGTCCCTGGAAGACTGCCGGGCCTCGAGCAGACGGGCGGCATGCGATCCTGCACAGCGCCCCGCAGACTGCTACAGCAGCGATTTCAGATGAAAATGGTGCTTGCCGAGCTTTCCACCGTAGTTGCCGGCGGTCACCAGTGTCAGCCCCGGCTCGTTACAGGCGGCGTGAAGCGCGGCCCTGAGTGCCGACTCGACCGCTTCAAACGAGAGCCCGTCGACGACCACCTCGTAGACGGCGTTCGTCCCTTCGGGAAGCTCCGAATCGCTCAGCGGGCGAATCGTGGGGCAGTACGCGTCGTTGGTACTCGCCTTCAGCTTCGGATACTGCGAGCCGACCTTGCTGCCGGACCGCACGATTCCGCCGGGAAACGGCAGGATGATGTCGTCGACGTCCCGCATCGCCCGGACTGCTGCCTCGGTCGCCACGAGCGTCTCCGCCTGAGAGCGTCCGCAAAACAGCAGGTTACCGCCGGCAACTCCCTTGATCGTGCCGAACCGGTCTTCGCAGAGGAATTCGCCGTCCATCACCGGCACGCGCCAGTAGCGGTGGCCTTCCAGCTTCTTGGAGAACTGGTAACCGTCGCCGAAGTACCGCAGGGCTCCGCCGATCGAGATCGCCTTCTCGCGATCAAAATCGGCGATGCCGTTGTAGCAGGCGGTGGTCGGACAGGTGAGGACACACTGTCCCACGCGGGATGCCGCCGCTTCGGCGAGTGCTTCGCGGGAGAAGCCGAACATCAGCACGGAGACACCGGGGCGTCCGTCGGGCGTTTCGTCGGCAGACAGCGTCCTCTCGATCGCGGCCTCGGCGTTGCAGGCGATGACGCTGGTCGCGTAGCCGCACATCTCGCTTCCGGCCGTGCGGGCCCACTCGTCCGTTGCCGCGGTGATGATCAGCCGGGTGCCGACCATCGTGAAGGCTTCGGCAAACGTGTCGGCCACGGTCACGCCGTTGAGCTGCAACATGTCCGGCGGGGTCCCCTGATTACCCATCGTGTGGTATCACTGTGCATACTTGGTAAGTCGAACAGTGTACCGGTTATGCGGCAAATGAGAACCGAACCGATCGGCCGCGATCGATGTCAGTCGGGAGGAGGAACAGGGCATGCAGCAGGAGAAGATCCGGCAGGTGGCGGACTGGATTCAGCAGGCACAGCGGGCGGTCGCGTTTACGGGGGCGGGCATCTCGACCGAGAGCGGTATTCCCGACTTCCGGTCCCCCGGCGGCGTCTGGGCGACCTCGCAGCCGGTCTACTACGAGGATTACCTCTCGAACCCGGCAGCGCGCGCGGAGTACTGGCGGCAGAAGTCCCTCACGCACGACGAGTTTCTGAAGGCGAACCCGAACGTCGCCCATCGCCTGCTGGCCGCATGGGAACAGCGGGGCCGCATCCGTGGCGTGATCACTCAGAACATCGACGGCCTGCATCAGGAAGCGGGCAGCCGCCGAGTGTGGGAACTGCATGGCACCGCACGTCAGATCGGCTGTCTGGAGTGCGACAGCCGTTTCGACGCCGATCCGCTGGTCCGGCAGTTTCTCGAGAGCAAAGAAGTTCCCCCCTGCCCCGATTGCGGGGGGCTGATCAAGCACGCAACGATTTCGTTCGGGCAGGCGTTGCCGTCGCATGTTCTCGAAGAAAGCATTCAACTGGCGGACGAGGCGGACCTGTTCCTGGTCTTCGGCTCGTCACTGGTCGTCGAACCGGCCGCGAGCCTGCCGGTGATGGCCCATCGCGCAGGCGCGAAGCTGGTGATCATCAACCGGGACGCCACGCACCTGGACGGCATTGCCGACATTGTCTTCAACGATGCGATCGGAGACGTCGCGAGCGCGATTGCGGAATTGACGGGGGACCCGGTCGAGGCCTGAAGCGGGGCAGGGCCGGTTCCCACCGGCCGGGCGTGAATCTGTTCCACGTATCCGTCCGTGACCGAGAACGATCACCCCTGGGCGGGGAGCAATTCCGGGGGCTCCACTTGCTGCGCTCGTTCCGACCCCGGCCACCCGTCGGGAGCCTTCGCAGTTGGCGATGGCTGTTCACTGCCTCCTGTCGCTGCGCGACCCCGATTGGCGAGCAACCGGGGCTACCGTGTTTCCGGACGGCCCCTTCGGATGCAGTCGCGGCTGGCAATGCTCGCAGTGCGACAAGGCGTAAGATACCAGCACGAAACGCAAGCGAGTGACCGGACCGACAGGTTATGTCTGCCCCACTTTCGCGCGGCGACTTCTTGCGGCTGCCGTCGCACGGCTCGCCGAGCCGTGGCACCCTGTGTGCCCGCGTTGACGGCGGAGCATTGGCTCCTTCGGACAGGCAGAGTTTCAATGTTCCACCACATTCCGCCCGGTGGGGCAGACATTCCTGCCTGCCCTGATGCTCACCGGCCACGCAACTCCTGAATCGCCGCAGAGTCCCGCGCAAGGCAGTCTGTACCTGCCGCCAGGTCCGCGCACCACGCTGGTGTTCGTCAGGCCATGCGTGACCTGTGACTGGTGCGTCACTCAGCAGCCGGCGGCGTCCAGAGGACCAGACGCGTGACCGGCTGTCCGTCGACGACGCGGCGGACCTTCAGCAGCAGCGGTCCCTGCACGGCTTCGTGGCTTTCGAGAATCGCATCCCAGTCGCTCACGCTGCGGACCGGCTGGCGGGCGGCTTCCAGAACAACGTCGTACAGCTGCAGCGAGTCTGCGTTGTCACGATTGCGATCCGGTACCTGCATGACGAGCAGGCCATCCCGCTGTCCCTTCACGCCGAGCTGAGCCGCCAGCGGAGCATCGAGCCGATGCAACGTCAGGCCGGAGGACTCGATTCGGGCACCACCCGGGATTCGCTGCGGCATCGGCCGGGGAGCTTCGCTGCGGCGGTTCGCGGCAGGACGCTGGGTCAGCACCACCTGCAGCGTGACCGGTCGGCCGTTGCGGTGCACGATCACGCGGACGGACTTGTTGATTCCGGTCAGGCTGACGCGGTGAATCAGATGCTCTTCGTCTTCGATGTCGTGGCCGTCGAAGTTGAGAATAACATCGTCGACCTGGATGCCCGCCTTTTCGGCCGGCGTGTTCGGGTAGACCTGAACGACGCGGGCACCGCGGGCCCGATCGAGCTTGAGACGTGTAGCGGCAGCGGAATCGAAACTGTCATCGAGCCGCACGCCCAGGTATCCCCGCTGCACTTCGCCGTACTCGAGCAGTTGCTCGACGATGATTCGCACGAGGTTACTGGGGATGCTGAAGCCGATGCCTTCGTTGCCGCCACCTTGCGACGCGATCGCGGTGTTGATCCCGACAACCCGGCCGTGCAGGTCAACGAGCGGTCCACCGCTGTTTCCCGGGTTGATCGCCGCGTCGGTCTGCAGAAAGTCCTGGTTGATGACTTCGCGGCTCTCGCCCAGTTCGAGGGCGCGGCGCCCCTTGGCACTGATGATGCCGAGGGTCACCGACTGGCTGAGTCCGAAGGGGCTGCCCATCGCCATCACCATGTGACCGATGTCGACG
This region includes:
- the fhcD gene encoding formylmethanofuran--tetrahydromethanopterin N-formyltransferase codes for the protein MLQLNGVTVADTFAEAFTMVGTRLIITAATDEWARTAGSEMCGYATSVIACNAEAAIERTLSADETPDGRPGVSVLMFGFSREALAEAAASRVGQCVLTCPTTACYNGIADFDREKAISIGGALRYFGDGYQFSKKLEGHRYWRVPVMDGEFLCEDRFGTIKGVAGGNLLFCGRSQAETLVATEAAVRAMRDVDDIILPFPGGIVRSGSKVGSQYPKLKASTNDAYCPTIRPLSDSELPEGTNAVYEVVVDGLSFEAVESALRAALHAACNEPGLTLVTAGNYGGKLGKHHFHLKSLL
- a CDS encoding SIR2 family NAD-dependent protein deacylase, whose protein sequence is MQQEKIRQVADWIQQAQRAVAFTGAGISTESGIPDFRSPGGVWATSQPVYYEDYLSNPAARAEYWRQKSLTHDEFLKANPNVAHRLLAAWEQRGRIRGVITQNIDGLHQEAGSRRVWELHGTARQIGCLECDSRFDADPLVRQFLESKEVPPCPDCGGLIKHATISFGQALPSHVLEESIQLADEADLFLVFGSSLVVEPAASLPVMAHRAGAKLVIINRDATHLDGIADIVFNDAIGDVASAIAELTGDPVEA
- a CDS encoding trypsin-like peptidase domain-containing protein encodes the protein MRPVTARMLSGMAVIFAALTTFAIGDSAPSVSGEASLFRADAAVNGENVSPFDVGSRMLARVAAATTPAVVHIQSERRTRRGTIEETGSGVIMRSPKADGEFIVTNRHVILGAELSDIQVHLHDGRVITPVGKEEDAATDIAVLRLKSPGLTFADWADSDNVDIGHMVMAMGSPFGLSQSVTLGIISAKGRRALELGESREVINQDFLQTDAAINPGNSGGPLVDLHGRVVGINTAIASQGGGNEGIGFSIPSNLVRIIVEQLLEYGEVQRGYLGVRLDDSFDSAAATRLKLDRARGARVVQVYPNTPAEKAGIQVDDVILNFDGHDIEDEEHLIHRVSLTGINKSVRVIVHRNGRPVTLQVVLTQRPAANRRSEAPRPMPQRIPGGARIESSGLTLHRLDAPLAAQLGVKGQRDGLLVMQVPDRNRDNADSLQLYDVVLEAARQPVRSVSDWDAILESHEAVQGPLLLKVRRVVDGQPVTRLVLWTPPAAE